Part of the Drosophila kikkawai strain 14028-0561.14 chromosome 3L, DkikHiC1v2, whole genome shotgun sequence genome is shown below.
AGTCAccacaggagcaggagcggcCACTACAGCTCCGGGAGAAGCGTAGGCCAAAGGAGCAGTGTATGCCAGAGGAGCTCCAAGAAGTCCAGGCTTAGCAGCGGCGCAGGCAATGATGGCCAGGATGACAACAGCCTGCGGGTGAAAATGCGTTAAATCAATTTATCCAGACTCTTCAGAGTCGAAACTCACGGATTTGAACATTTTGCTTGTAGGATTAGCTGCTGGTAGTTCGGAGACTTGAACTTGTCTGATGTAGTTTAGCACCTTCCATGGAGCTATTTATACACCATCAACGCAGATACTGTGACCTCAGGGTAACAAATTCAGTGGCCATTGTCAGTTACTCGACATTCAGCAGTGGGAATTCacataaataattgtaaagtGCAAATGGTAACGGGATACCGATCGAGCATTTCAATGAACTGAATGCGTCACAGCTGAAGATGGATTTTGGGTATAAATAGGCTCGAGCCGGGGCAGTGGAACATCAAACAGTTACCAGCCTTCCAAAGAAGCCAAGCAAATAATCACGCCAACATGTTCAAATCCGTAAGATCTCTAGGAAAGGAGCCTTAGGGAGTTTAATTAATCACACCTTCTGCTGTACAGGCCGTCGTTGTCCTCGCTCTCGTTGCCTGCGCTGCTGCCAAGCCAGGACTTCTGGGTGCTCCTCTGGCCTACACCGCTCCCCTTGCCTACAGTTCTCCCCTGGCTTATGCTGCCCCCGCTGCTGTTGTCGCCGCTCCTGCTCCGGTGGTGACTGCCACGAGCAGC
Proteins encoded:
- the LOC108083651 gene encoding cuticle protein 70, isoforms A and B-like yields the protein MFKSAVVVLALVACAAAKPGLLGAPLAYTAPLAYSSPLAYAAPAAVVAAPAPVVTATSSQVIARNYNGIAAAPVIAPVATPLAAPVIAKYAAAPFAAPIATPLAFSSPLVL